The genomic window TCCCAGAGGCGTTCGATCAGGGCGCGCCAGCCCGCATCCTCGGGCCAGCGGCCGGGGGGCACCGCCGCCCACCAGTGGCCCGCGCCCTGGTGGCGGCCCACGCGGCCGGCCAATTGCCATTCGCCCACCCAGGCATTGCGCGTGGCGAGCCAGAAGAAGCCCTTGGCGCGGACCACGCCGGGCAAATCGCCCTCGATCAGCGCCTTGAAGCGGGCGGGATGGACGGGGCGGCGGGCGCGCCAGACGAAGTTGGTGATGCCGAATTCCTCGCTCTCGGGCAGGTGGCCGCCGAGCAGCGCCTGCTGCCAGCCCGCCGCCTCCTGCGCCGCGGCGAAGTCGAAGCGGCCCGTGCCGAGCACCTTGGCGAGCGGCACGCGGCCATGGGCGGTGGAGAGGATTTCCGCGCGCGGGTTGAAGGTGGCGAGCAGGCCGGCCAGGCGGCCCAATTCCTCCGGCGTCACCAGATCGGCCTTGTTGACCAGGATGACGTCGGCGAACTCCACCTGCTCCACCAGCAGGTCCACGAGCTGGCGGGTGTCCGCTTCGCCCGCCGTCTCGCCGCGCTGGGCCAGGGTGTCGGCGCTGGAATAATCCTCCAGGAAGGCGCGCGCATCCACGACGGTGACCATGGTGTCGAGGCGCGCGACATCGCCCAGGCGGAAGCCCGCCTCGGTCGTGAAGTCGAAGGTGGCGGCGACGGGCATGGGTTCGCTGACGCCGGTGCTCTCGATGACCAGCGCGTCGAAGCGGTCCTCTGCGGCGAGCTTCGCCACCTCCTGCATCAGGTCCTCACGGAGGGTGCAGCAGATGCAGCCGTTCGACATCTCGACCAGCCTCTCCTCGGTGCGGGAGAGGTGGCCCTGCCGACCCACCAGCGCGCCGTCAATGTTCACCTCGCTCATGTCGTTCACGATGACGGCGACGCGCTGCCCCTCGCGGTTGGCGAGAATGTGGTTCAGCAGCGTGGTCTTGCCCGCGCCCAGGAAGCCCGAGAGCACGGTGACGGGAAGGGGCCGGGCCATCAGCAGCACCCCGCCTCGTCAATGCAGAGCACGAGGCGCCGGCGCCGCGCCTCGGGCAGATGCGAGATCGGCGGCGAGCGGTGCAGCACATGCCCGCCCGGCCGCGCCCGGCCGCGGAAGAGGGCCACGGCGCCGAGCGGCACCTCATGCGGCACGGAATCCTGGTCCGCCATGGTCCATTGCGTGCCCGGCCCGGCATAGGTGACGAGCAGGCGCAGCCCCACCGCATCCACATGGAATTTCCGGCAGGCATCGCCCGTCACGCCGTCGAAGCGCAGGCGCACATGTTCGCTGCGGGTCAGGGCCGCGAACATGTGCGCGAGCCGCAGCGCATCGGCCAGCAGGTTGAGTGGCGCGGGGCCGGGCAGGGCGGCCGCCGCCGCGTCCAGCGCGTCATCCGGCGTGCCCTCGCCCATGGCGCGGAAGGGGCCGGCGGAGGCGAGGGGGGCCACCTCGCGCTTCCAGCCTTCCGGCATGTCCCGCAACCACAGCGCCAGGCCCACATCCTGGTGCAGGGCCGTGAGCAGCACGGTCTCCACCGTGGAGATCACGGCGCGGGGCGGGGGTTCGGCCACCGGGGTGGCGGGCGGGGCGAAGGCTTCGCAGAGGAAGGGCATGGATGTGATAGTATAACATAACTCAACCTGCGCAAGCCCCGACTTGCCCTTTGCCGGGGGCCGTCCTATCCGCCGCGCATCGCTGCCGGAAGGAAAACCCATGCCCGCCATTGCCGATATCGTCGCCCGCGAAGTGCTCGACAGCCGCGGCAACCCCACCGTCGAGGCCGAGGTGGTCCTGGATGATGGCAGCCAGGGCCGCGCCATCGTCCCTTCCGGCGCCTCCACCGGCGCGCATGAGGCGGCGGAGCTGCGCGACGGCGACAAGTCCCGCTTCGGCGGCAAGGGCGTGCGCCAGGCCTGCGCGAATGTGGAGGGCGAGATCTTCGACGCCCTCGGCGGCATGGATGCCTCCGAGCAGGTGAAGATCGACAATTTGATGATCGAGCTGGACGGCACGCCCAACAAGTCGCGCCTGGGGGCCAATGCCATCCTGGCGGTCAGCCTGGCCGTGGCGAAGGCGGCGGCCAACGCGCATGAGCTGCCGCTCTATCGCTATGTCGGCGGCACCTTCGCCCGCACCCTGCCGGTGCCGATGATGAACATCATCAATGGCGGCAAGCATGCCGATAATCCCATCGACATCCAGGAATTCATGATCATGCCGGTGGCCGCCGGCACGGCCGCCGATGCGGTGCGTGTGGGCGCCGAGGTCTTCGCGTCGCTGAAGAAGGCGCTGCACGACGCCGGCCACAACACCAATGTGGGCGATGAGGGCGGCTTCGCCCCCAACATCGGCAGCGCGGACGAGGCGCTGTCCTTCATCGCCAAGGCCTGCGAGGCGGCCGGCCACCGGGTGGGCGAGGACATCCTCTTCGCGCTCGACTGCGCGGCCAGCGAATTCTACCACGGCGGCAAGTATGTGCTGGAAGGCGAGGGCAAGACGCTCGATGCCGGGGGCATGGTGGACTACCTGGCGGCGCTCTGCGCCAAGTGGCCCATCGTCTCCATCGAGGATGGCTGCCACGAGGATGACTGGGACGGCTGGAAGCTGCTGACCGACCGCCTGGGTGCGAAGGTGCAGCTGGTGGGCGACGACCTCTTCGTGACCAACCCCGAGCGTCTGCGCCAGGGCATCGAGCGCGCGACCGCCAATTCCATCCTGATCAAGGTGAACCAGATCGGCACGCTGACCGAGACGCTGGAGGCGGTGGAGACCGCGCACCGCGCCGGCTACACGGCGGTGATGAGCCACCGCTCGGGCGAGACCGAGGATGCGACCATCGCGGACCTCGCGGTGGCCACCAATTGCGGGCAGATCAAGACGGGTTCGCTCTCGCGTTCGGACCGGCTGGCCAAGTACAACCAGCTGATCCGCATCGAGCAGGATCTGGGGCCGGCCGCGCGCTATGCGGGGCGGACCATCCTGCGGCGGTAGCCTGCGCGGCGGGCGATGCGCCCGCCTTTTCCCTTGCGAAACCATCGCTTTGATGGTGTGTTGCGGCGGGCGGTCCGGGGGGACCGCCGGTCGTGGGGGACTATCGCATGTTGGCGTGGCTGGGCCGTCTGGCGCGGGGGTTGATCGCGCCCGTGCTTTTCTTCGGGGCCTCGGCCTTCTTCATCTGGCACGCCCAGCAGGGTGAGGAGCGGCATGTCGAGCGGCTGCAGGACCTGGCCCAGGCGCGTGTCGGGCTGAACATCGCCACCGCCGAGCGTGAGGCCATGGAACGCCGCGTGAACGCCGTGCGCGGCAGCGAGATGGACCGTGACCAGGTGGAGGAGCGCGCCCGCGCCCTGCTGAACCTGAGCCGCCCGGGCGAGATCATCCTTCCCTACGCGCCGGGCGAACGCCTCTACTGAATCAGATCGCGGGCGGGTCCAGCGGCCCGCGCTCACCCACCCAGCGCCAGCCGCCGGTGGCGCCGCGCATCCGCTTCACCATGTCCTGCGCGGCCCAGAAACCGCGGATCACGCGCTTGTCGAGGCCGGTGGCGGACAGCACGTCCCCCCCCGTCCAGGGCTTGAACGGGTTGCCCCGCGCATAGGCCCAGATGCTGACGCGCCGCGTGGGCCTGTCCGCGATGCCACGGCGGTGGAAGCCGCTGGTGTCGGCGATGACCAGCGTGTTGGGCGCGACCGCCAGCTTGCGCGGGGCGGGATAGCCGAGGCGCGGCAGCGCCGCCTCCTCGATGCGGAGCGAGCCTTCGCGCGTGCTGCGGTCCGCGGCCCGCGCCGCGCCGATGGAAACCTGCCGCTCCCACGCCAGGTGCCGCCGGTTGGGGCGGTGCGAGCCGGGGACGTAGGTGAAGCCCGCCTCGCCCTCCGCCACCTCGTCCAGGAACAGCCAGGACTTCACGGTGGGGTGGAAGGTGTCGGTGTGGAAGTCCGACTGGATGTCGGGCGGGGCCTCGCGCACATGGCTGAACACCGTCTGCACGAAGAGGAAGGGCGATTGCCGGAAGGAGCCCACGAAGTCGTGCAGGGCACGGTAGGGCGCGAAGCCGAGTGCGGCGCGCGTGGCCGGCAGGTGGGCGAGCGAGGCGGCGTCCAGCGGGATGAGGCGCGTCAGCGTGTAGCCATCCAGGTATTCGCGCGCGGGCAGGCGGGCGGCGAAGAGTTCGTCGCGCATGGCGGCGAAATCCTGGGCGGGGAGGAAGTCGGGCTTGGCGAGGAAGCCCGTCTCCAGCAGGGCGCGCTGGTCTTCCGCCTCCACCCCTTCTGCCAGCGCCGCGCGCCGGCGTTCGCCCAGGCGCTGCGCCAGGTTGCGGCGCGCGATGTGCAGCCCGGCGCGGTTCAGCCTGGCGCTGCCGATCAGCGGGTTCTTCTCGAAGGATTTCGCGCCGGTGGCGAGCGCCATGGCATGGAGCGGAAGCAGCGGCCAATGATGCCAGGCCATGGGGGTCCCTCATCTGCCCTGGGCGGAATGTGCGGCAGGCGCCGCGGCCGCGCAATCCGTGGGGAAGGCGCTGAGGCCGCGCAGGGGCGCGCGCAGCACCAGCAGCACCGAGAGGGCGAAGCCCAGCAGGGCCAGCAACAGCCCCGCCTCCGCCCCGTCGCGCGCCGCGAGCGCGCCGCCGGCCAGCGCCCCCAGCGGCCGCACGCCGAACACCGCCACCTGCATCACCGCCCCCACCCGGCCCAATAGCGCGGAGGGTGTCACCGCTTGGCGCAGCGTGGTCTGCGTGACCTGCCAGAGCATGGGCCCGAACCCCACCAGCCATTGCGAGAGCGCGAGGCGCGGGAAGGCCGGCAGCAGCCCCGCCCAGAGCAGCAGCACGGCCCCCAGCGTCAGCGCCGGCCCCAGCGCCAGCACCTGGCCGGGCGGCAGCACGCGCAGCACATGGGGCGCGGCCACGGCGCCCATCATCAGCCCCGCGCCGTAGAAGCCCAGCGCCAGCCCCGTCTCGGCCGGGGTGAGGCCGAGCGGCCCCAGCGCCAGCGGCACCAGCACCGCCAGCAGGGCGAAGAAGGCGAAGTTCCAGGCGATGGCGCAGAGGGCGAGGCCGCGCAGATGCGCCTCGCGCCAGGTGAAGCGGGCGCCCTCCAGGATGGCGTCGCGCAGCGGGATGCGCGGGGCGGGCGGCGGCTCGGCCGGAAGCCGGCCCAGGGCCAGGGCGCCCAGCGCGGCGAAGGTGGCGGCCAGGGGCAAAGCGAGGCCCGGCCAGCCCATCTGCGCGCAAAGCCCGGCCAGCGGCGCGGCCACCAGCGTCGCGACCCCGCGCGCGAGTTCGATGGCCGCATTGGCGCGGGGCCGGCCCTCGGGCGCGACATAGCCCGGCAGCAGGGCGGCCACGGCCAGGATGCCCACCACCACCGCCCCGCTGCCCAGGAAGGCGGCGAAGGCCAGCGTCGCCGGGTGGTGCCGCAGCGCCCAGGCCAGCAGGAAGCCGAGTGCGGCGGCCCAGAGTGCGGCCCGCAGCGCCCGCACCCGCCCCGCGCGGTCCAGCCAGGCGCCGGCGGGCAGCGAGACCAGCAGCCAGGCCGCACCCTGCGCCGCCACCAGCGCCCCCGTCATGCCGGGGCCCCCGCCGAGGTGCAGCGTGGCCAGGAGCGGCAGCGCCGCCAGCGCCGCCTGGTCGGCGCCGTGCAGGGCGAAGGTGGCGAGGGCGAGGCGGCGTTCGGGTGTCATGCGGCGCTTGTGGCGGGGCCGCGCGGATCATCGCCATCCGGATGGTGCGTTGGTGCGATGCAACATGTTAACCAATATCGAGTTAAAATACATAAATCGCTGATTTTCTGCCGGTTTGCGGCGAATGGTCCTCCTTGCAACGACGTCTTGCCGCCCTTAATGATGGGGCAGTTCGACAGGGAGAACGCCATGCCCCCCGAAATCTCGGGCGCCAAGCGCCGCAGCCGTGGCAAGGAGCCCGCAATGGGTCGTGACGTTCTGCAGCAGGCCTATCGGGACATGCTGCTGATCCGCCGCTTCGAGGAGAAGGCGGGCCAGCTCTACGGCATGGGGCTGATCGGCGGCTTCTGCCACCTCTATATCGGCCAGGAGGCCGTGGTGGTGGGCATGCAGATGTGCCTGCAGCCCGGCGACCAGGTCATCACCTCCTACCGCGACCATGGCCACATGCTGGCCACCGGCATGGAGGCCCGCGGCGTGATGGCGGAGCTGACCGGGCGCATCGGCGGCTATTCCAAGGGCAAGGGCGGGAGCATGCACATGTTCTCGCGCGAGAAGGGCTTCTTCGGCGGCCATGGCATCGTGGGCGCGCAGGTCTCGCTGGGCGCGGGCCTGGCCTTCTCGAACATGTATCGCGGCAATGACAATGTGGCGCTGACCTATTTCGGCGAGGGCGCCTCCAACCAGGGC from Roseococcus microcysteis includes these protein-coding regions:
- a CDS encoding GTP-binding protein, whose protein sequence is MARPLPVTVLSGFLGAGKTTLLNHILANREGQRVAVIVNDMSEVNIDGALVGRQGHLSRTEERLVEMSNGCICCTLREDLMQEVAKLAAEDRFDALVIESTGVSEPMPVAATFDFTTEAGFRLGDVARLDTMVTVVDARAFLEDYSSADTLAQRGETAGEADTRQLVDLLVEQVEFADVILVNKADLVTPEELGRLAGLLATFNPRAEILSTAHGRVPLAKVLGTGRFDFAAAQEAAGWQQALLGGHLPESEEFGITNFVWRARRPVHPARFKALIEGDLPGVVRAKGFFWLATRNAWVGEWQLAGRVGRHQGAGHWWAAVPPGRWPEDAGWRALIERLWEEPFGDRRQEIVLIGIGMDEAALRRQFDATLCTPSEMKRARDLPDPFPPWTA
- a CDS encoding DUF1826 domain-containing protein; translation: MPFLCEAFAPPATPVAEPPPRAVISTVETVLLTALHQDVGLALWLRDMPEGWKREVAPLASAGPFRAMGEGTPDDALDAAAAALPGPAPLNLLADALRLAHMFAALTRSEHVRLRFDGVTGDACRKFHVDAVGLRLLVTYAGPGTQWTMADQDSVPHEVPLGAVALFRGRARPGGHVLHRSPPISHLPEARRRRLVLCIDEAGCC
- the eno gene encoding phosphopyruvate hydratase; amino-acid sequence: MPAIADIVAREVLDSRGNPTVEAEVVLDDGSQGRAIVPSGASTGAHEAAELRDGDKSRFGGKGVRQACANVEGEIFDALGGMDASEQVKIDNLMIELDGTPNKSRLGANAILAVSLAVAKAAANAHELPLYRYVGGTFARTLPVPMMNIINGGKHADNPIDIQEFMIMPVAAGTAADAVRVGAEVFASLKKALHDAGHNTNVGDEGGFAPNIGSADEALSFIAKACEAAGHRVGEDILFALDCAASEFYHGGKYVLEGEGKTLDAGGMVDYLAALCAKWPIVSIEDGCHEDDWDGWKLLTDRLGAKVQLVGDDLFVTNPERLRQGIERATANSILIKVNQIGTLTETLEAVETAHRAGYTAVMSHRSGETEDATIADLAVATNCGQIKTGSLSRSDRLAKYNQLIRIEQDLGPAARYAGRTILRR
- a CDS encoding FtsB family cell division protein; translated protein: MLFFGASAFFIWHAQQGEERHVERLQDLAQARVGLNIATAEREAMERRVNAVRGSEMDRDQVEERARALLNLSRPGEIILPYAPGERLY
- a CDS encoding phytanoyl-CoA dioxygenase family protein, translated to MAWHHWPLLPLHAMALATGAKSFEKNPLIGSARLNRAGLHIARRNLAQRLGERRRAALAEGVEAEDQRALLETGFLAKPDFLPAQDFAAMRDELFAARLPAREYLDGYTLTRLIPLDAASLAHLPATRAALGFAPYRALHDFVGSFRQSPFLFVQTVFSHVREAPPDIQSDFHTDTFHPTVKSWLFLDEVAEGEAGFTYVPGSHRPNRRHLAWERQVSIGAARAADRSTREGSLRIEEAALPRLGYPAPRKLAVAPNTLVIADTSGFHRRGIADRPTRRVSIWAYARGNPFKPWTGGDVLSATGLDKRVIRGFWAAQDMVKRMRGATGGWRWVGERGPLDPPAI
- a CDS encoding MFS transporter, which gives rise to MTPERRLALATFALHGADQAALAALPLLATLHLGGGPGMTGALVAAQGAAWLLVSLPAGAWLDRAGRVRALRAALWAAALGFLLAWALRHHPATLAFAAFLGSGAVVVGILAVAALLPGYVAPEGRPRANAAIELARGVATLVAAPLAGLCAQMGWPGLALPLAATFAALGALALGRLPAEPPPAPRIPLRDAILEGARFTWREAHLRGLALCAIAWNFAFFALLAVLVPLALGPLGLTPAETGLALGFYGAGLMMGAVAAPHVLRVLPPGQVLALGPALTLGAVLLLWAGLLPAFPRLALSQWLVGFGPMLWQVTQTTLRQAVTPSALLGRVGAVMQVAVFGVRPLGALAGGALAARDGAEAGLLLALLGFALSVLLVLRAPLRGLSAFPTDCAAAAPAAHSAQGR